In Tolypothrix sp. NIES-4075, the following proteins share a genomic window:
- a CDS encoding GAF domain-containing sensor histidine kinase, with amino-acid sequence MLMSASSEFVTLCQEQIALLTQGLGATLSVVYLTQELAEATTGEAKLIPVVVYPDTTVVGLIEDTAEVSTRKSFTVRNALALPNLKQKLLTPSASETPNEAQPPLQEEYVLNGNQIVLPLIHEGVMMGLLVTAREGRGWDEKERSEIQRIAQTLAIAIILDQRRAWLEHSLHQQQIIQEKQRDLLDNLLHQFRNPLTALRTFGKLLLKRLRSGDPNREVAASIVRESDRLQELLQQFDKVIDLTAADLAPFKLPDKQVFVEATVQNEPKPALLLPGSEDKEADCALVDILNPLLASAKAIAQERKLQLISDIPPNLPLVRANFKTLREVLSNVIDNALKYTPTGGKILIQAGQEKPSFCGIAISDNGPGIPQQDLEHLGERHYRGVQAETEIPGSGLGLAIAKQLIEQMQGEIEVFSPAINSVIKSADTPGTTFIIWLPIVEG; translated from the coding sequence ATGTTAATGTCTGCCAGTTCTGAGTTTGTTACTCTGTGCCAAGAGCAAATCGCACTGTTAACCCAAGGGCTGGGAGCAACTCTGAGTGTCGTGTATTTGACGCAAGAATTGGCAGAGGCAACGACAGGTGAAGCAAAACTGATTCCGGTAGTGGTTTACCCGGATACAACAGTAGTTGGACTCATAGAAGACACTGCGGAGGTATCAACACGCAAGTCCTTTACAGTAAGAAATGCTTTAGCATTACCGAACCTGAAGCAGAAGTTATTGACACCATCAGCATCCGAAACGCCAAATGAGGCACAACCACCTTTACAAGAAGAATACGTATTAAATGGCAACCAAATTGTTTTACCTCTAATCCACGAGGGTGTAATGATGGGATTGTTGGTGACAGCCAGAGAAGGCAGAGGATGGGATGAAAAAGAACGGAGTGAAATTCAAAGGATAGCCCAAACTTTGGCGATCGCAATCATTTTAGATCAGCGTCGAGCCTGGTTAGAACACTCGTTGCATCAACAACAAATTATCCAAGAAAAGCAACGAGATTTACTCGATAACTTATTGCACCAGTTTCGCAACCCGCTTACAGCTTTGCGGACTTTTGGTAAACTACTTCTCAAGCGACTGCGATCGGGCGATCCTAACCGGGAAGTAGCCGCGAGTATAGTTCGAGAAAGCGATCGCCTGCAAGAATTGCTGCAACAGTTCGATAAAGTTATTGATTTAACAGCAGCAGATTTAGCGCCGTTCAAACTTCCAGACAAACAAGTATTTGTGGAAGCAACCGTGCAAAACGAGCCGAAACCAGCGCTATTATTACCCGGAAGCGAAGACAAAGAAGCTGACTGCGCTTTAGTCGATATCTTAAATCCATTATTAGCGTCAGCTAAAGCGATCGCCCAAGAAAGAAAACTGCAATTAATTTCGGATATTCCACCAAATTTACCTTTAGTCCGCGCTAATTTCAAAACATTACGAGAAGTATTAAGTAATGTTATTGACAACGCCTTGAAATACACTCCTACTGGCGGTAAGATTTTAATTCAAGCAGGACAAGAAAAACCTTCTTTTTGCGGAATTGCCATCAGTGACAATGGTCCTGGGATTCCCCAACAAGATTTAGAACATCTTGGAGAACGACATTATCGCGGTGTACAAGCCGAAACAGAAATTCCTGGTTCGGGATTGGGATTAGCGATCGCCAAACAATTAATAGAACAAATGCAGGGCGAAATTGAAGTTTTCAGCCCTGCAATTAACTCAGTTATTAAATCAGCCGACACACCGGGAACCACTTTTATTATTTGGTTGCCGATTGTTGAGGGTTAG
- a CDS encoding cofactor assembly of complex C subunit B yields MDTTILPSTLLLTLLLSVGLFFFIRASTKDRIEKAQLVSTLDEDTLMPKIKEYFRSRSYRVAAVDSQQNQVTFEGFVRPSWFLALFLTFLAAAGIVSLSLVLSLLFPSLSTVFLGMVLLSPLSGIYYWKKAGRLEKVLLKVEPTQSEKDFPSKITVIAHRDELSELQRELQLKSE; encoded by the coding sequence ATGGATACTACTATTCTGCCATCCACGTTGCTGCTAACTTTGTTGTTATCGGTCGGGCTGTTTTTCTTTATCCGTGCCTCGACTAAAGACCGCATAGAAAAAGCGCAACTAGTGTCCACTCTCGACGAAGATACTTTAATGCCGAAAATAAAGGAGTATTTTCGCTCGCGGTCTTACCGAGTGGCAGCGGTAGACTCTCAACAAAACCAAGTAACGTTTGAAGGGTTTGTCAGACCCAGCTGGTTTTTGGCTTTGTTTTTAACTTTTTTAGCAGCGGCGGGCATTGTTTCTCTATCATTAGTGTTGTCGCTGCTTTTTCCTAGCCTGAGTACGGTGTTTCTAGGGATGGTACTGCTTTCACCCTTGAGTGGTATTTACTATTGGAAAAAAGCCGGAAGACTTGAGAAGGTATTGCTCAAAGTAGAACCAACTCAAAGTGAAAAAGACTTCCCAAGTAAAATAACTGTAATTGCCCATCGAGATGAACTCAGTGAGTTACAGAGGGAATTACAGCTAAAATCTGAATAA
- a CDS encoding DUF3155 domain-containing protein → MARRRKRKSRRRQEGRRILEHVPQYSIESGEEKPVTAARKFIQAEGILPPALLLVKRNEHTTDRYFWAEKGLFGAQYVEENHFLFPSLRVLENPSGQETLALASR, encoded by the coding sequence TTGGCAAGGAGACGCAAACGGAAGAGTCGTCGTCGCCAAGAAGGGCGACGTATCCTGGAGCATGTGCCTCAATATAGCATCGAAAGCGGCGAAGAAAAGCCTGTAACAGCAGCGAGAAAATTCATTCAAGCTGAAGGTATATTGCCGCCCGCCTTGCTACTCGTAAAGCGGAATGAACACACCACAGACCGTTATTTCTGGGCAGAAAAAGGGCTGTTTGGTGCTCAATACGTAGAAGAGAACCATTTTCTGTTTCCTAGCTTGAGGGTATTAGAAAATCCTTCAGGTCAAGAAACTCTAGCTTTGGCTAGCCGTTAA
- the sbcC gene encoding exonuclease subunit SbcC, whose translation MIPVQLILKNFLSYRDATLDFRGLHTACICGSNGAGKSSLLEAITWAIWGESRAGVEDDAIHSGAKEVRVDFTFQNNQQIYRVIRTRPRGGTGVLEFQVETPSGFRALTGKGVRATQDVILEHIKLDYETFINSAYLRQGRADEFMLKRPNERKEILAELLKLNQYDELEERAKESSRQFKAKVEELERSLESSKSQLQQRSATQAQQAELEVELNQLQQIQAFDNIQLQSLQVVQMTRQNSTEQLSFVRQQYQNLSSDCDRLQQEQSAINSQLSDLQAVLSQETQIKAGYAQYQTLQSQEESFSAKFAEYTRAEQQRQQQQQQLTKQINEIERQLQQAIAQLEVLQQQEREIQHTLTNKSEVEAALAQLTKARNRVAHLDQLQMQVSPLLQQRATLQSQLDRFGATLVARLEQLQATENQLQRAFGRQPQLQQAVMDVKTQIEELEKKRVYLQRVQEKGQERRHFIERLQAQQREYERLLGELDQKLQMLQNPNALCPLCERALDEHHWNRVTDKTKAEYKDTEGQLWVFREQMAFSDREIQVLRQEYREISQKLASYDALREQRGQLAAQLQSTSDAETQLQQIAAEKQHLERSLEVGDYAPEKQLELQQLNEYLQQLNYNEQDHALARSEVERWRWAEIKLQQIKDATKRSSQIAARKPQIEAQIAELQSKIQLLQINSESAKQIAALELHIAEINYSSEQHNNIRTSVRKAQSWELRYQQLLSAQQQYPQLQVRFQDLEASRHARMSEKQTIERQLESIVAQLEQTANPTAQIETLQQQIAARRRELDEKIGQLGRLEQVAHHLEMLQTQFLQQQQELQEAKRQQRVYQELTQAFGKNGIQALMIENVLPQLEAETNQLLSRLSANQLHVQFVTQKAGRSSKAKKNAKLIDTLDILIADARGTRAYETYSGGEAFRINFAIRLALAKLLAQRAGAALQLLIIDEGFGTQDAEGCDRLIAAINAIACDFACILTVTHMPHLKEAFQARIEVNKTNLGSQLHLSM comes from the coding sequence ATGATCCCAGTACAACTAATCCTCAAAAACTTTCTCAGTTACCGTGATGCAACTTTAGATTTTCGCGGTTTGCATACGGCTTGTATTTGTGGTTCCAATGGCGCTGGTAAATCTTCGCTTCTCGAAGCTATCACTTGGGCGATTTGGGGTGAAAGCCGCGCCGGTGTTGAAGATGATGCGATCCATTCTGGTGCGAAAGAAGTTCGAGTTGATTTCACTTTTCAAAACAATCAGCAAATTTATCGAGTTATTCGCACCCGCCCTCGCGGTGGAACTGGCGTTTTAGAATTTCAAGTGGAAACCCCATCTGGGTTTCGCGCACTTACCGGCAAAGGGGTAAGGGCGACTCAAGATGTAATTTTAGAACATATTAAGCTCGATTATGAAACTTTTATAAACTCCGCCTATTTGCGTCAAGGTCGTGCAGACGAGTTCATGCTCAAGCGTCCGAACGAACGCAAAGAAATTCTCGCAGAGTTATTGAAGCTAAATCAATACGATGAATTGGAAGAACGAGCAAAAGAATCGTCTCGTCAGTTTAAAGCAAAAGTAGAAGAATTAGAGCGTTCTTTGGAGTCGAGCAAAAGTCAACTGCAACAACGCTCTGCTACACAAGCACAACAAGCAGAATTAGAAGTTGAACTCAATCAACTGCAACAAATACAAGCTTTTGATAATATTCAATTACAAAGTTTGCAAGTTGTCCAGATGACTCGCCAAAATTCAACTGAACAATTGAGCTTTGTCAGGCAACAATACCAAAATCTGAGTTCTGATTGCGATCGCCTGCAACAAGAACAGTCAGCAATTAATAGTCAGCTATCAGATTTACAAGCAGTCTTAAGTCAAGAAACCCAGATAAAAGCCGGTTACGCGCAATATCAAACGCTGCAATCTCAAGAAGAATCTTTCAGCGCTAAATTTGCCGAATACACCCGCGCTGAACAACAGCGTCAACAACAACAACAGCAATTAACCAAACAAATTAACGAAATCGAACGCCAATTGCAACAAGCGATCGCTCAATTAGAGGTTTTGCAGCAACAAGAGCGAGAAATTCAACATACTCTCACCAATAAAAGCGAAGTTGAAGCAGCTTTAGCACAGCTAACAAAAGCGCGTAACCGAGTTGCTCATTTAGATCAACTACAAATGCAAGTGTCTCCCTTATTGCAACAGCGAGCGACTTTGCAAAGCCAATTAGATCGCTTTGGTGCCACTTTGGTAGCGCGTCTCGAACAACTGCAAGCTACAGAAAATCAACTGCAACGGGCATTTGGACGCCAACCGCAGTTGCAACAAGCAGTGATGGATGTAAAAACGCAAATTGAAGAATTAGAGAAAAAGCGAGTTTATCTGCAACGAGTGCAGGAAAAAGGACAAGAAAGGCGTCACTTTATCGAACGCTTGCAAGCGCAGCAACGAGAGTATGAAAGACTCTTGGGAGAACTGGATCAAAAATTGCAAATGCTGCAAAATCCGAATGCGCTTTGTCCATTATGCGAACGTGCTTTGGATGAACATCATTGGAATCGAGTCACAGATAAAACCAAAGCAGAGTACAAGGATACGGAAGGGCAATTGTGGGTATTTCGAGAGCAAATGGCATTTTCGGATAGAGAAATTCAGGTACTCAGGCAGGAATACCGGGAAATATCGCAAAAATTGGCGAGTTATGATGCTTTGCGCGAACAAAGAGGACAATTAGCAGCACAACTTCAGTCTACCAGTGATGCGGAAACACAACTACAACAAATTGCCGCCGAAAAACAGCATTTAGAGCGATCGCTTGAAGTTGGCGATTATGCTCCAGAAAAACAACTCGAATTACAGCAATTAAACGAATATCTTCAACAACTAAATTACAACGAACAAGACCACGCTCTCGCCCGCAGTGAAGTTGAGCGCTGGCGATGGGCAGAAATTAAACTTCAGCAGATTAAAGACGCAACCAAGCGAAGTTCGCAAATAGCGGCACGAAAACCACAAATTGAAGCGCAAATTGCCGAATTACAAAGTAAAATTCAGCTTCTTCAAATCAATTCTGAATCTGCCAAACAAATTGCCGCCCTTGAGCTACACATTGCCGAAATTAATTACAGTTCCGAGCAGCATAATAATATTCGCACAAGTGTACGCAAAGCGCAATCTTGGGAATTACGCTATCAACAACTGTTGTCGGCTCAACAGCAGTATCCCCAACTTCAAGTCAGATTTCAAGACTTAGAAGCGTCCAGACATGCGAGAATGAGCGAAAAGCAAACAATTGAGCGCCAACTCGAAAGCATCGTTGCCCAACTTGAACAAACAGCAAACCCAACTGCTCAAATTGAAACCCTACAGCAACAAATTGCGGCACGCAGACGAGAACTTGATGAAAAAATCGGGCAATTAGGACGTTTAGAACAAGTTGCTCATCATCTGGAAATGCTGCAAACTCAGTTCTTGCAACAGCAGCAAGAACTGCAAGAAGCCAAGCGACAACAGCGCGTTTATCAGGAATTAACGCAAGCTTTTGGTAAAAATGGCATCCAAGCATTGATGATTGAAAATGTCTTGCCTCAACTGGAAGCAGAGACAAATCAATTGCTTTCGCGATTGAGCGCGAATCAATTGCATGTGCAATTTGTGACGCAGAAAGCGGGAAGAAGTAGTAAAGCTAAGAAAAATGCCAAGCTGATAGACACTTTAGATATTTTAATTGCTGATGCCAGAGGAACGCGAGCTTATGAAACTTATTCTGGTGGAGAAGCTTTTAGAATTAACTTTGCGATTCGTTTAGCTTTGGCGAAATTATTAGCGCAACGGGCAGGGGCGGCGTTACAATTGTTAATTATAGATGAAGGCTTTGGTACACAAGATGCCGAAGGATGCGATCGCCTGATTGCCGCGATTAATGCGATCGCCTGTGATTTTGCCTGCATCCTCACTGTAACTCATATGCCCCACCTGAAAGAAGCCTTTCAAGCCCGGATTGAAGTCAATAAAACGAACCTTGGTTCACAGTTGCATTTGTCGATGTAA
- a CDS encoding DUF3611 family protein, translating to MSEKPRSQSSSSPLEEIAQAFRLTGWISFWSQLVLGVIASGILVFASLIRNTTANQTAVGTGLGIFFAVAAVINLAGSIFWAFRYTRIARQLQSSNPNNRPRKAETMVLLRTGLIVNLVGLILALVGAEAIVGALLAKALTLPQQGSGLLQINPSQIISALDIVVVQANTQTLLAHFIGLAGTIWLLNRVTKPQ from the coding sequence ATGTCAGAAAAGCCCAGATCGCAATCTTCTTCCTCACCCCTAGAGGAAATAGCCCAAGCATTTCGTCTCACAGGATGGATTAGCTTTTGGTCGCAGTTAGTACTGGGGGTAATTGCTAGCGGAATTTTGGTGTTTGCCAGCTTGATTCGGAACACGACTGCCAATCAAACAGCTGTGGGAACTGGTTTAGGTATATTTTTTGCAGTAGCTGCGGTAATTAATTTAGCAGGCTCGATATTCTGGGCTTTTCGTTATACCAGAATTGCCAGACAACTGCAATCGAGCAATCCTAACAACCGTCCCCGGAAGGCAGAGACGATGGTACTTTTACGGACGGGGTTAATAGTCAATTTAGTCGGACTGATTCTAGCGCTAGTGGGCGCCGAAGCGATCGTTGGCGCTTTGTTGGCAAAGGCATTAACTTTACCGCAACAAGGTTCAGGACTTTTACAAATTAATCCTTCTCAAATTATCAGTGCCCTGGATATTGTTGTTGTACAGGCAAACACCCAAACCCTTCTGGCTCATTTTATCGGGCTGGCAGGAACGATTTGGC
- a CDS encoding PadR family transcriptional regulator, whose amino-acid sequence MKLEDIYQFFENPPPTYLCQELAVCYILHILLEGESYGTELIQKLENEYPIYRLSDTVLYSAIKFLEDQKAITGYWKKLEGRGRPRRMYQVSPEWLSSAQDLARLWQEYIQRRTN is encoded by the coding sequence ATGAAACTTGAGGATATATATCAATTCTTTGAGAATCCTCCGCCAACTTACCTCTGTCAGGAACTAGCAGTTTGTTACATTTTGCATATTTTGCTAGAAGGTGAATCCTACGGTACTGAGTTGATCCAGAAATTGGAAAACGAATATCCTATTTATAGGCTTTCGGACACTGTGCTTTACAGTGCAATTAAATTTCTGGAAGACCAAAAGGCAATCACTGGGTATTGGAAGAAACTCGAAGGACGCGGACGCCCTAGACGGATGTACCAAGTTTCCCCAGAATGGCTTTCTTCGGCGCAGGATTTAGCTCGATTGTGGCAAGAATACATACAGCGGAGGACAAATTAA
- a CDS encoding S-layer homology domain-containing protein, giving the protein MFSLNRWKQSTAALMTLSVTAGTVAPFIAPAPSFAQTTFSDVNSNYWAGEFIQKLSQRGVIAGFPDGTFRPEEAVTRAQFAAMIRKAFQKAPKREATKFYDVASNYWAYSAIQEAYTTGFLSGYPGNRFEPNQAIPRQQVLVSLANGLEYSASSDVQSTLQYYNDSSNIADYARSPIAAATEKRIVVNYPNVNFLNPTQTATRAQVAAFIYQALVSTNQASAINSPYIVAAQSTTPTPVAVKIPQGTAIPIKYDKAEKILVTKDETAPLTLTVAQNVVTQEGTIVIPAGSQVVGQLKPVKGGSQFVAQKLVLPSGQEYQINATSEVITKTQTVKKGTSASAIIKNTVLGAGAAAAVSAVTGDRAIGTEEVLGGAGIGALIGLFFGKKSVDLIAIDPDTDLQMTINQDFQVSLK; this is encoded by the coding sequence ATGTTTAGTTTAAATCGCTGGAAACAAAGCACAGCTGCACTGATGACTTTGAGCGTAACAGCAGGTACTGTAGCACCCTTCATTGCACCTGCACCATCATTTGCTCAAACAACTTTTTCTGATGTTAACTCTAACTATTGGGCAGGAGAGTTTATTCAAAAATTATCACAGCGAGGCGTTATCGCTGGCTTTCCTGATGGTACATTTCGCCCAGAAGAAGCAGTAACCCGCGCTCAATTCGCCGCGATGATTCGCAAAGCTTTCCAAAAAGCGCCGAAACGGGAAGCAACCAAATTCTATGATGTAGCTAGCAATTACTGGGCGTACAGCGCCATTCAAGAAGCTTATACCACTGGTTTCTTATCAGGATATCCCGGCAATCGCTTCGAGCCTAACCAAGCTATTCCTCGGCAACAAGTTTTAGTTTCCCTCGCCAATGGTCTAGAATATTCTGCTAGCAGTGACGTTCAAAGCACTCTGCAATATTACAACGACTCTTCTAATATCGCTGATTATGCCCGCAGTCCGATCGCAGCAGCAACTGAAAAGCGAATTGTTGTCAACTATCCTAATGTTAACTTCCTCAATCCTACCCAAACCGCCACACGAGCACAAGTAGCAGCTTTTATCTATCAAGCGTTGGTTAGCACCAATCAAGCTTCCGCAATTAACTCACCTTACATCGTCGCTGCTCAATCGACTACTCCCACACCTGTAGCTGTAAAAATTCCTCAAGGAACAGCTATTCCTATCAAGTACGACAAAGCAGAAAAAATCCTCGTCACCAAGGATGAAACAGCACCTTTGACACTCACAGTAGCGCAAAATGTGGTAACACAAGAAGGAACTATTGTAATTCCCGCTGGTAGTCAGGTTGTCGGTCAACTGAAACCAGTTAAAGGTGGTTCTCAATTCGTTGCTCAAAAATTAGTTTTACCTTCAGGTCAAGAGTATCAAATCAACGCTACTTCGGAAGTAATTACCAAAACTCAAACAGTTAAAAAAGGCACTAGTGCTTCGGCAATTATTAAGAATACCGTACTAGGCGCAGGTGCCGCCGCTGCCGTCTCTGCTGTCACAGGCGATCGCGCTATCGGTACAGAAGAAGTCTTGGGTGGTGCTGGTATCGGCGCCTTGATTGGTCTATTCTTTGGTAAAAAGAGCGTTGACTTAATCGCAATCGACCCAGACACCGATTTACAAATGACAATCAATCAAGACTTCCAAGTTTCACTTAAATAG
- a CDS encoding conjugal transfer protein TrbI — MTRFNRWKYATAALMSMAISTGAIVPMFVSTPASAQRIYGQSRSVSIPPGVTFPVAYDKDKVIVTPGETVSLTLRVASNIIDSGRNVLIPEGTQIVGQLQPVTRNGRQGVQFVAQELVYSSGQRQYVNASSPVITRTERISKGPDTGRVLTDAAIGAGAASAISLITGDRKIQVLEPVGGAAAGAAASVLLRKKQTDVFVLKPEQDLNVTLRSNLVVSRSY; from the coding sequence ATGACTCGCTTTAATCGATGGAAATATGCAACAGCTGCACTCATGTCAATGGCAATTAGCACGGGTGCTATTGTTCCCATGTTTGTATCTACACCTGCTAGCGCACAACGCATTTATGGTCAATCTAGATCAGTTTCTATTCCTCCGGGAGTGACATTTCCTGTTGCTTACGACAAAGACAAAGTTATTGTTACTCCTGGGGAAACTGTATCTTTAACGTTGAGAGTTGCAAGCAACATTATTGATAGCGGCAGAAATGTATTAATTCCTGAGGGAACTCAAATTGTTGGACAGTTGCAACCAGTAACCAGAAATGGTAGACAAGGTGTTCAATTCGTTGCCCAAGAGTTAGTTTACTCTTCTGGTCAGCGTCAGTATGTAAATGCTTCTTCTCCAGTAATTACCAGAACTGAAAGAATCAGCAAAGGACCTGATACAGGCAGAGTATTAACAGACGCAGCTATTGGTGCGGGTGCTGCAAGTGCGATTTCACTAATTACAGGCGATCGCAAAATTCAAGTATTAGAACCTGTTGGTGGAGCAGCAGCTGGTGCGGCTGCAAGTGTGCTTTTACGGAAAAAGCAAACTGATGTCTTCGTCCTCAAGCCAGAACAAGATTTAAATGTGACTCTGCGTTCTAATTTGGTAGTATCCCGTTCTTACTAG